In Thermodesulfobacteriota bacterium, the genomic stretch AGGTGGCAGATGGCGAGGGCTAGGGCGTCGGTCGCATCATTTTTTCCTGCGATAAGCCCGGTCTTGAGGAGAAGCCCCACCATCTTCTGCACGTCTTCCTTTGCGGCCCTGCCGTTTCCGGTCACGGCCTGCTTGACCGAGGCAGGGGAATACTCGTAGACCGGTATGCCGAACTCGGCGACGGTGACGAGCAGGGCCCCCCTCGCCTGCCCGAGCGTAATGGCGCTCCTCGCGTTCTTCGCGTAAAAGACCGATTCGAGCGAAACGGCTTCGGGCCTGAACTCTTTTATTATCTCCCGTAGCCTCGTGGATATGCAGAGGAGCCTGGCGGAAAGCGGAAGCCCGCCACCGGGAGATATGTCCCCGTGGCAGACGCGGACGAGCGCATTGCCCTTTCTCTCCACTATTCCGTATCCTGTAGAGACGCTTCCGGGGTCGATTCCCAGGACCATAGTTTTCACCTTGAAGGCTGCTATTTAGGAGGCGATGCTCGACATCTCCTCAGGCGGGATGTCGAAGTTGGCGTACACGGACTGGACGTCGTCCAGGTCCTCCAGCTCCTCAAGGAGGTTAAGCACCTGCCTGGCGGACTTGCCCTCGACCCTAACCGTGGTCTTCGGCACCATCGCTATGTCGGAATGCGAATAGCGGACCTCGGCCTGGTCAAAAGCCGTTTTGACCCTGGCGTATTCAGTGGGCTCGGTATACACCTCGAAGACCCTGTCGTCCTGGTTAGTAACGACGTCCTCGGCCCCGGCCTCGAGCGCGGCCTCCATGAGCTTTTCTTCAGTGATCGAGCCCATGTCGAATGTGAAGACGCCCCTTTTTTCAAACATGTACGCGACCGAGCCGCTCTGGCCCAGGCTTCCCCCGAAACGCGAGAACGCGTGCCTCACCTCGGAAGCGGTCCTGTTCCTGTTGTCGGTCATGAAGTTCACTATGACGGCGACCCCGCCGGGCCCGTAGCCCTCGTAGACGCCTTCTTCGTAGACGACGTTTTCGAGCTCGCCCGCACCCTTCTTTATGGCCCTGTCTATATTGTCGGCAGGAAGGTTCTCTGCCTTGGCCTTCTCGACCGCGAGCCTGAGCCTGGGGTTCCCCGCCGGGTCGCTCCCGCTCTTGGCCGCTACCATGATCTCCTTCACGAGTTTCGTGAAGACCTTGCCCTTCTTCGCGTCAGACTTGGCCTTCTTGTGCTTGATGTTGGCCCATTTGGAATGCCCTGCCATTGAACCACCCCGTTGAGACTTTTTCTTAGGAACATAGAAACACACGATTCATAACACAAAACGGCCTGCTTTTCAATTTACAATCTGAAGGGGCGAGCCGTATCCAGGTCCGGGAGCGGGGCGCTCAGGTTCCTTATGTTATACTAAAAATAGGATTCGACGGCTCCCATATCTGAGCACTGCGGCAAAAAGCCGGAAAAGGAGCGTGTTTATGGACCATGCCGACCGACACGGAACAGAGGGAGAGCTGGAGAGGCTCAGAAGGCGGGTAAGGGAGTTGGAAAAAAAAGAGGCCGAGCACAGGCGGAGCCTCGAAGAAAACCCCGCCACCATAGAGGCCCTTATGGGGTATATACCGGAGGGCATCATAATAGCCTCCGCGCCTGACGAGACCGTGAGGATGGCAAGCAGGGAGGCGCTA encodes the following:
- the ruvC gene encoding crossover junction endodeoxyribonuclease RuvC — encoded protein: MVLGIDPGSVSTGYGIVERKGNALVRVCHGDISPGGGLPLSARLLCISTRLREIIKEFRPEAVSLESVFYAKNARSAITLGQARGALLVTVAEFGIPVYEYSPASVKQAVTGNGRAAKEDVQKMVGLLLKTGLIAGKNDATDALALAICHLNSHSSSLRIKGEAAVLPSRRTI
- a CDS encoding YebC/PmpR family DNA-binding transcriptional regulator; translation: MAGHSKWANIKHKKAKSDAKKGKVFTKLVKEIMVAAKSGSDPAGNPRLRLAVEKAKAENLPADNIDRAIKKGAGELENVVYEEGVYEGYGPGGVAVIVNFMTDNRNRTASEVRHAFSRFGGSLGQSGSVAYMFEKRGVFTFDMGSITEEKLMEAALEAGAEDVVTNQDDRVFEVYTEPTEYARVKTAFDQAEVRYSHSDIAMVPKTTVRVEGKSARQVLNLLEELEDLDDVQSVYANFDIPPEEMSSIAS